The Apodemus sylvaticus chromosome 5, mApoSyl1.1, whole genome shotgun sequence genome has a segment encoding these proteins:
- the Trim69 gene encoding E3 ubiquitin-protein ligase TRIM69: MRPSADEDTGSPGPGGKAGCQLPCESPGPQEEQPVSSRPPSNFDPGNYVEVSDPNTHVPSKVVIQDITTELHCPLCNDWFRDPLMLTCGHNFCQACIQNYWKMQSKETFCPECKMLCQYSNCTFNLVLEKLVEKIKKLPLLKGHPQCPEHGENLKLFSKPEGKMICFQCKDVRLSMGQSKDFLQISEAVRFFTEELAIYQSQLQTTLKELQSLRTMQKDAIAAYKDNKIQLQQNLSLEFLKLHQFLHNKEKDILNDLRDEGKVLNEEMEVNLNQIQEQCLLAKDMLANIQARMEQQNSFDFLTDITKTIESMEKGMKTLVPRQLISKKLSPGRFKGPIQYIIWKEMGSILSPGPSQLTLDPKTAHPNLVLSKSRTSVCHGDVKQVMPDDPERFDSSVAVLGSKGFTSGKWYWEIEVGKKTKWTIGVVRESIIRKGSCPLTPEQGFWLLRLRNQTDLKALDLPSCSLNLGDLKRVGVYLDYEGGQVSFYNATTMTHLYTFSSLFLEKLFPYLCPCLNDGGENKEPLHIVHPQ; encoded by the exons ATGCGGCCCTCAGCAGACGAGGACAcaggatcccctggacctggaggtAAAGCGGGTTGTCAGCTGCCATGTGAGagcccaggtcctcaggaagagcagccg GTATCTTCTAGGCCCCCCTCCAACTTTGATCCAGGCAACTATGTTGAAGTGAGTGATCCAAACACCCACGTACCCTCAAAAGTGGTGATACAAGATATTACCACGGAGCTACACTGCCCGTTGTGTAACGACTGGTTCCGTGATCCGCTAATGCTGACCTGTGGCCACAACTTCTGCCAAGCCTGTATTCAAAACTACTGGAAAATGCAATCAAAGGAAACATTCTGTCCTGAGTGTAAGATGCTATGCCAGTATAGCAACTGTACATTCAACCTTGTGCTGGAGAAGCTCGTAGAGAAGATTAAGAAGTTACCCTTGCTCAAGGGCCATCCACAGTGCCCAGAGCACGGAGAGAACCTGAAACTGTTCAGTAAGCCAGAAGGAAAAATGATCTGCTTCCAATGCAAGGATGTGCGGTTGTCTATGGGGCAGTCTAAGGATTTCCTGCAAATCTCTGAAGCTGTCCGTTTCTTTACG GAGGAGCTTGCTATCTATCAGAGCCAACTTCAGACAACTCTGAAGGAACTTCAGTCTCTCAGAACAATGCAGAAAGATGCTATTGCTGCTTACAAG GACAACAAGATACAACTGCAACAAAACCTTTCCTTGGAGTTTCTAAAGCTGCATCAGTTTCTGCACAACAAAGAAAAGGACATTCTTAATGACCTTCGGGATGAGGGGAAAGTCTTGAATGAGGAGATGGAGGTGAATCTGAACCAGATTCAGGAGCAGTGTCTCCTTGCCAAAGACATGCTGGCGAACATTCAGGCACGGATGGAACAGCAGAACTCCTTCGACTTCCTCACA GACATCACAAAGACCATAGAGAG catggagaaaggaatgaagacaCTTGTACCTAGACAGCTTATCTCCAAAAAGCTGAGCCCAGGCCGCTTCAAAGGTCCTATCCAGTATATCATCTGGAAGGAAATGGGGTCTATTCTCTCTCCAG GTCCATCTCAATTAACTCTGGATCCTAAAACAGCTCATCCCAATCTGGTGCTATCCAAAAGCCGGACCAGTGTGTGTCACGGTGATGTTAAGCAGGTAATGCCTGATGATCCAGAGAGGTTTGATTCAAGTGTGGCTGTACTGGGTTCAAAAGGCTTCACCTCTGGAAAGTGGTACTGGGAAATAGAAGTAGGAAAGAAGACAAAATGGACAATAGGAGTCGTCAGAGAGTCCATCATTCGAAAGGGGAGCTGCCCTCTGACTCCAGAGCAAGGATTCTGGCTTCTAAGACTAAGGAACCAAACGGATCTAAAGGCCCTGGATTTGCCCTCATGCAGTCTGAACCTAGGCGATCTCAAAAGGGTGGGCGTGTATCTGGATTATGAGGGAGGGCAAGTGTCCTTCTATAATGCTACGACCATGACCCATCTTTACACCTTTAGTAGTCTTTTCCTGGAGAAACTTTTCCCCTACTTGTGCCCCTGCCTTAATGACGGTGGGGAGAATAAGGAACCGTTGCACATCGTACATCCACAGTAA